From the genome of Phycicoccus duodecadis:
GCACCGTTGGGGGCGACCGCGTAGCTGCCGTGGACGCGCACGGCCTCCTCGGAGAACCAGCGGAAGAACTCCGCGCCGTACGTGACCTCGCCGGCGGCCTCGGTGAGGTTCTTGCCCATCTCGAGGGTCATCAGCATCGCGAACTCGTCGGCCCGGGCCGTCAGCGCCTCGAACGCCCGGCGCAGGATCTCGGCCCGCTCGCGGGGTGGCACCGCGGCCCACGAGGGCTGGGCCTCGTGCGCGGCCGCCAGGGCGGCCATCCCGTCGGCGGGAGTGCCGTCGGCGCAGGTGGTGAGGACGCTGCCGGTGGCGGGGTCGTGCACGTCGAAGCGCTCACCCCCGCTCGCCTCGCGCCAGGTCCCTGCGACGAACAGCCCCGTGGGGACCGCGTCGATGATCGCCTTCTGGGTGATGGCCATGGGCTCCTCCGGGTCGGACGGTCGGCGCCGCACGGCGCCGGTGGGATCGAGCGTATGCGCAGGTGGGGATGACGGGCGGCCCCGGGGTCAGCGGTCCTCGAGGCCCCAGGGCGAGCCGTAGCCCTCGGGTCTGGGCGCCGCGAGCAGGTCGAGGAACGGCACCGCGTCGAACGCCTCGGGCCCGAGGACCCCGGTGCCCGACCACGTGCCGGCGGCCAGGAGCTCGAGGGCCACGACCGGGTTGACGGCCGTCTGCCACACGACGCACTGGCTGTCGTACTCGCGCATCGTGTCGGCGTTGTCGACCACGTGGTAGAGGTAGGTACGGCGCGGCTGCCCGTCCTTGCCGGTCCCGGTGACCCACAGGCCCGCACACGTCTTCCCCTCCATGCGCGGGCCGATGGTCAGCGGGTCGGGCAGCACGGCGGCCACGACGTCACGCGGGCTGACCGCGACACCCTTGACGACGACCGGGTCGGTGCGGTCGAGGCCGAGGGTGTGCAGCACCCGCAGGATGCCGATCATCTCCTCGCCGAGGCCGTACTTGAAGGTGACCTTCTTCGCGTCGACCCAGCGCGGCATCAGGAGCACCTCCTCGTGCTCGACGTGCACGCACTCGACGGGGCCGATGCCGCCGGGGAAGTCGAAGACCTCCGGCTCGCTGAACGGCGGCAGCGTGAAGAACCCCGCCTCCACGTCGTACTGCCCGTCGGCCCCCACGGCCCGCTCGCGCTCCCAGACCACGGGCGGGTTGAGGCACTCCTCGATGATGGTCCACATCGAGAAGCCGGGCGCGAAGACCTCGGTGCCCTCGTCGTCACGGATCACGAGGTTGGCGCCGTCGCGGGTGCCGAGCTCGTCGATCTCGGAGAACAGGTGGTCGGCGGCGTAGCGGGCGAAGACGTCCGACAGGCCGGGCTCGACCCCGATGCCCACCAGCGCCAGCCGCCCCGCGGCCTCCCACTCCCCCGCCTGCGCGAGCTGCTCGTCGCCGAGCTTGACCCCGACCTCGGAGTAGGGCCGCTCGGGGTGGCGCTGCGACAGGCTCATCGCCATGTCGAGGTAGTCGGCACCGGCCGCGCGGGCGCCCTCGAAGATCGACACCACGAAGCGCGGGTCGACGGCGTTGAAGACGTGGGTGGCCCGGACCTCGCGCGCCAGCGCCGCGACGGCCGCGGGGTCGGAGGCGTCGACCTGCGCCGCGGAGAAGCGTGAGCCGTCACCGGCCCGGCCGGCGGCGGCCGCCACCGTGCGCTCGGCCCGCGCGATGTCGTGGTCGGCGACGACCCACGCCTCGAAGAAGCCACGCTCGGCGGCGATGCGGGCGGCGGCGTCGCCGACCCCGCCGGCGCCGATCATCAGGACGCGCACGGGAGGACCTTTCGGAGAGGGGCGAAGAGGTGGGAGCGGGGCGCCGGCTCAGGCGCGGGCGCGCTGGCGCCCGGACGCCAGGAGCTGGCCGATGCCCACGAAGGCGACGGCGGCCAGGAACAGCACCGAGCCGATGACGTTCACCTGCACCGGGACACCGCGCTGGGCGGCGCCCCAGATGTACATCGGGAAGGTCACCGAGCTGGGGCTGGCGTTGAAGTTGGTGATGATGTAGTCGTCGAAGCTCAGCGAGAACGCCAGGAGCGCGCCGGCGGCGATGCCGGGGGCGACGAGGGGCAGCGTGACCCGTCGGAAGGCCTGGGCCGGGCTCGCGTACAGGTCGGCGGCGGCCTCCTCGAGGCGCGGGTCGAGGGAGGCGATCCGGGCCTTGACCGTGACCACCACGAAGCTGAGACAGAACATGATGTGCGCGATGAGGATGGTGGTCTGCCCGGTACCCACCCCGAGCGCGATGAAGAGGGTCAGCAGCGAGGACCCCATGACGACCTCGGGCGTCGCCATCGGCATGAAGATGAGCACGTTGGTGCCGGCCCGGCCGCGGAAGCGGTGCCGCCCGAGCGCGAACGCGACCAGGGTGCCCAGCACGGTCGCCGTCAAGGACGCGATGATGCCGATCTTGAGGCTGAGCCCGACCGACGAGCAGATGCCCGGGCTGTTGCACGGGTTCAGCCACGCGTCGAGCGAGAACTCCTGCCAGGTGATGTTGAGCCGGCCCTTGGGCTTGTTGAACGAGTACGCGAGCACCACGAGGTTCGGCAGCAGGATGTAGGCCATGACGAGGAGCCCGACGATCCGCACGGCGTGACGGCGCAACCACGACATCTCAGACCAGCTCCTCGGTGCCGGCACGGCGCACGTACACCGTGACGAAGGTGATGATGAGCGCCATCAGGGCGACGGACAGGGCGGCGGCCAGGGGGTAGTTGAGCACCCGGAGGAACTGGCTGTCGATGACCTGCCCGATCATGACCGTCTGCGTGCTCCCCAGCAGGACCGAGTTGATGTAGTCACCGGTGGCCGGGATGAAGGTGAGCAGCGTGCCGGCGACCACGCCGGGGAGCGACAGGGGCCAGATGACCCTGCGGAAGGCGCTGGCCGGCGTCGCGTACAGGTCGGAGGCCGCCTCCACCAGCCGGAGGTCGAGGCGCTCGATGTTGGCGTACAGCGGCAGGACCATGAACGGCAGGAAGTTGTAGGTGAGGCCGGCGACCACCGCGAAGGGGGTGTACAGCAGCTGGTTGCCCGTCCCCAGGTTGACCAGGCCGAGGAAGGACTCGAAGCCGTGCAGGAGCCAGGTCAGGTGGAGGGCGCCCATGGTCGTCTCGAGGAGGCCGCCGTTGCCGAGGATGGTCTGCCAGGCGAGGGTCCGGATGAGGAAGGACGTGAAGAACGGGGCGATGACCAGCACGAGCAGCACGTTCTTGAGCCGCCCGGAGCGGTGCGCGATGAACCACGCCAGGGGGTACCCCAGCAGCAGCGTGAACACCGTCGCGAGCCCCGCGTACACCAGCGAGCGCAGGAGCTGGGGCCAGTAGGTCCCCAGCGCGTCGACGTAGGTCTGGACGTTCCAGGTCAGCGTGTAGCCGTTGAACACGTCGCCGGTCTGCAGCGACTGCGAGACCAGCGAGACCGTCGGGACGACGAAGAAGACGACGAGCCACAGCAGCCCCGGGGCCAGCAGCGCGTACGGGACCCAGTTGCGGCGCACCCGGCGACGGGGCGGGGGCACCGCGACGGCGGCGTCACTCATCGTCGATCTCCGCGCCGGCGTCCGCGTCCTGGGCCTGGTCGAGGATGAACTCCTGGCCGGGGTCCCACGAGAGCGTGACGTTCTCGCCGACGGGGAGCCGGCCGGAGCCGTCGTTCTGCTGGACGACCACGAGCTCCTTGCCCCACGGCAGCCGGACGAGGTACTGGGTCGCCACGCCGGTGAAGGAGGCGTCGGTGACGACCCCGCGGAGCCGGTTGCGGCCGGCGTCGCCGATCCGCAGCTTCTCGGGCCGGACCCCCACCCACACCGAGCGGATCCCCGGCGGCAGGTGCTCGGCCGCCACGGCGATGTCGTCGTGGTCGCGGGTCCGGACCGTGACGACCCCGTTCTCGGCGGCGCCGCCCTCGGAGACCACCTCGGCGGGGAGCAGGTTGGACTGCCCGAGGAAGTTCGCGACGAAGGTCGAGGCCGGCTTCTCGTAGAGCGTCGCTGGGTCGGCCAGCTGCTCGATCCTCCCCCCGTTCATGACCGCGATGGTGTCGGCCATGGTCATGGCCTCCTCCTGGTCGTGGGTCACGTGGATGAAGGTCAGGCCCACCTCGGACTGGATCCGCTTGAGCTCGATCTGCATCTGTCGCCGCAGCTTCAGGTCCAGGGCGCCGAGCGGCTCGTCGAGCAGCAGGACGTCCGGGCGGTTGACCAGCGCGCGCGCCAGCGCCACCCGCTGCTGCATGCCGCCCGAGAGCTGCGGCGGCTTCTTCTTCGCCGTGTGCCCCAGCTCGACCAGGTCGAGCGCCTCCTGTGCCTTGCGCTTCCAGTCCCCGTCCTTGCGCTGGCGCAGCCCGAACGCGACGTTGTCGATGATGTTCAGGTGCGGGAAGAGCGCGTAGGACTGGAAGACCGTGTTGACGTTGCGCTGGTACGGCTTCAGCGAGGTGACGTCGGCGTCGCCGATGTGGATGGTTCCGATCGTGGGCTGCTCGAGCCCGGCCACCATCCGCAGGGTCGTCGTCTTCCCGCAGCCCGAGGGGCCGAGGAGGGCGAAGAAGGAGCCCTGCGGGATCGTCAACGAGATGTCGTCGACCGCGGTGAAGCTCTCGAAGGACTTGGTGACCGAGCTCAACCGCAGGTCGCCGGAACCGTGGCCGCTCATGTCAGCCGGTCACCACGCTCTGGAACGCCTGGGTGTACTTGGTCTCCTCGGCCTCGCTCAGGCCCCGGAAGACCTGGGCCCGCGAGAGGGTGTCGGCGCTGGGGAAGATCAGCTGGTTCTCGGCGACGGTCGGGTCGTCCTTCGTGAGGATCTCCTTGGTCCCCTGGACCGGGCTGATGTAGTTGACGTAGTCGACGACCTGCGCCATCACGGCCGGGTCGTAGTAGTAGTTGATGAGCAGCTCGGCGTTCTTCTTGTGCTTGGCCAGGGCCGGGATGACGAAGTTGTCCGACCACAGCGTGCAGCCCGTGCTCGGCAGGACGTACCCGAGCTTGGGGTTGTCGGCCTGGAGCTGGACGACGTCGCCGGTCCAGGCGATGCAGGCCGCGGTGTCACCCGAGGCGAGGGGCTTGGTGTACTCGTTGCCCGTGAAGCCCTTGATCTGGCCGGCCTCCTTGGCCTTCTTGATCTCGTCGATCGCGGCCATGAAGTCGGCGTCGGTGAACTTGGCGATGCTCTTGCCCATCGCCATCATCACGAGGCCCACGGTGTCGCGCATCTCGGTGAGCAGGGTGACCTTGCCCTTGAGCGCGGGGTCGGTGAGCAGCTGGTCGACGCTCTCGATCTTCCTGCCGCCGGTCGCCTGCGGGTTGTAGGCGATGCCGGCGAACCCGCTCTGCCACGGCAGGGAGTACTTGCGGCCCGGGTCGAACTCGACGTCCTTCAACGACCCGTCGACGTTGCCGTGGTTGGGGATGTTGGCGAGGTCGAAGGGCTGGACGTAGCCCTGGCGGATGAGCCGGGCCACCATCCAGTCGGTGCTGCACCAGGTGTCGCGCCCGGTGTCCTCCCCCGCCGCGAGCAGCGGACGGACCTTGGCGTAGAACTCGTCGTTGTCGTTGTAGTCCTCGGTGTAGTTGACCTTGATCCCGAGCTTCTTGGTGAACTCCTCCAGGCTGGGGTGGCCTCCCCCACTCTCGGCGACGTCGATGTACTCGGGCCAGTTGGACCAGTTGACGAGCTTGTCGGTGTCGCTCAGGTCGGTGGCCGCCTTGGCGCTCGGCTTCGCCCCGCCGGTGGCGGTGGCGTTGGTGCCCTTGCTGCCGCACGCGGCCAGGGCGAGGGTGGCGCCGATGCCGAAGACGCCGGACACGACCGTCCGGCGCGTCGTCAGGCCGCGGGCGAGGGCGGCACGGGCCGCGAGGGACGAAAGGTCAGGGGTCCGCTGCTCGGGCATCGGGCTCTCCTCGGTGGTGGGTGGGTTGGGGTGCTGGGGGGTACTGGGGAATCGGGTACTGGGTGTGCTGGGGGCGGGTGCGGCGCGGCACCCGGTCCGTCAGCTGTCGATGTTGGCCATGACGTGCTTGATGCGGGTGTAGTCCTCGAAGCCGTACATCGACAGGTCCTTGCCGTAGCCGGACTTCTTGTAGCCGCCGTGCGGCATCTCGGCCACCAGCGGGATGTGGGTGTTGATCCACACGCAGCCGAAGTCGAGCGCCTTGCTCATCCGCATCGCGCGGCCGAAGTCCTTGGTCCACACCGAGGACGCCAGGCCGTAGTCGACGCCGTTGGCCCAGGCGACCGCCTCGGCCTCGTCGGTGAAGCGCTGCACGGTGATGACGGGCCCGAAGATCTCGTTCTGGATGGCCTCGTCGTCCTGGCGCAGCCCCGAGAGGACCGTGGGCTCGAGGTAGTAGCCGTCACCGAGGTCGGTGCGGCGGTTGCCGCCGGCCGAGACGGTGGCGTGCGAGGGGATGCGCTCGATGAAGCCCGTGACGCGCGCGAGCTGGGCCGCGTTGTTGACCGGGCCGAACAGGGCGTCCGCGTCGTCGGGCAGGCCGACCGCGGCCGAGCTGCGCGCGTACTCGGCGAGCGCGGCCACGAAGTCGTCGTGGATGCGGGGGGCGACGAGCACGCGGGTGGCGGCGGTGCAGTCCTGGCCCGCGTTGAAGTAGCCGGCGACGGCGATGCCCTCGACGGCCGCCTCGATGTCGGCGTCGTCGAAGACCACGACCGGGGCCTTGCCGCCGAGCTCGAGGTGGACCCGCTTGACGTTGGGGGCGGCGCTGGCTGCGACCTCGGCGCCGGCGCGCACCGAGCCCGTGATGGCCACCAGTCCCGGGGTGTGGTGCTCGACCAGCAGCCGCCCGGTGTCGCGGTCGCCGGTGACGACGTTGAGGGTGCCGGCGGGGAGGCACTCGGCGGCGAGCTCGGCCAGCCGCAGGGTGCTCTCGGGGGTGGTGTCGCTGGGCTTGAGGACGACGGTGTTGCCGGCGGCCAGGGCCGGTCCGATCTTCCACACCGCCATCAGCAGCGGGTAGTTCCAGGGGGTCACCTGGCCGACGACGCCGATGGGCTCACGGCGGATCCAGGAGGTGTGGCCCTTCATGTACTCGCCGGCCGCCTTCCCCTCCAGGACGCGGGCCGCCCCGGCGAAGAACCGGAGCTGGTCGACCATCGGCGGGATCTCCTCGCTCGCAGTGAGCGCCTTGATCTTGCCGGTGTTCTCGGACTCCAGGGCGATGAGCTCGTCCGCGTGGGCCTCGACGGCGTCGGCGAGCTTCAGCAGCGCCTGCTGGCGCTCGCTCGGGGTGGTGGCGCCCCACTCGCCGTCGAAGGCCCGCTGCGCGGCGGCGTACGCGGCGTCGACGTCGTCGGCGCCGCTGATGGGGGCCTTCGCGACGACCTGCCCGGTCGCCGGGTTGACGACGTCGGTCGTGGCGTCGGAGGCCGCGTCGACGTACCCCCCGTCGACGAAGTTCCTGAGCATGCGCGGGCTGGTCATCGAGAGACTCCCTCGGGGTGGGCGGGATGGTCCGGTGCGGGCACAGTAATACCGTGCACCGCTAATTCACTAGCCCAGGTCCATAAATGGCATGCGAAGTCGTGGTCTGGGAGGTCTGATAGTACGGATTCCGTCTCGAACGACTTGCGCGAAGCGGTCGAGATCGCCACGATGGGCGCGTGACCTCCCGTGCGCAGCGAGACCGATCACCCGAGATCCGCCTCGACGACGTCGCGAAGCGGATCATCGAGCTGCTCCAGGAGGACGGCCGGCAGTCCTACGCCGCCATCGCCAAGACCGTCGGGCTCTCCGAGGCCGCGGTGCGCCAGCGGGTGCAGCGCCTCCTCGACGCCGACGTCATGCAGATCGTGGCCGTCACCGACCCGCTCCAGGTCGGCTTCCGGCGCCAGGCGATGATCGGCATCCGGGCCGACGGCGACCTCGTCTCGCTCGGCGACGCGCTGTCGGCGATGCAGGAGGTCGACTACGTCGTCACCACCGCCGGCTCCTTCGACCTGCTCGTCGAGGTCGTGTGCGAGGACGACGACCACCTCCTCGACCTGCTGACCCGCGGCATCCGCGTGCTGCCGGGAGTCACCTCCACCGAGACCTTCGTCTACCTCAAGCTCAACAAACAGCACTACAACTGGGGCACCCGATGACCACGACCAGCCAGCCGAACGTCGACGCGGCGGCCTCGCAGGCCCGCACCCCCCTCGGCGCGTCGTACTCCGACGCCGCCCGCGACCACCTGTGGATGCACTTCACGCGCCACTCGGTCTTCGAGGACCGCGACCACGGCGGCCTGGGCCAGAGCGTGCCGGTCATCGTCCGCGGCGACGGCTGGCGCATCTGGGACGACCGGGGCCGGGAGTACATCGACGGCCTGGCGGGCCTGTTCGTCAACAACGTGGGCCACGGGCGCACCGAGATCGCGCAGGCGATGGCCGCCCAGGCCTCCGAGCTCGCGTTCTTCCCGCTGTGGTCCTACGCCCACCCGCGCGCCATCGAGCTCGCCGAGCGCCTGGCCCACCACGCCCCCGGCGACCTCAACCGGGTCTTCTTCACCACCGGCGGCGGCGAGGCCGTCGAGAGCGCCTGGAAGCTGGCCAAGCAGTACTTCAAGCTCACCGGCAAGCCGACCAAGCACAAGGTGATCTCGCGCTCCATCGCCTACCACGGCACCCCACAGGGCGCGCTCTCGATCACCGGCATCCCAGCAGCGAAGATCGACTTCGAGCCGCTGGTGCCGGGCGGCCACAAGGTCCCCAACACCAACCTCTACCGCGCGCCGGAGCACCTGCGCGACGACGAGAAGGCCTTCGGCCGCTGGGCCGCCGACCGCATCGCCGAGGCCATCGAGTTCGAGGGCCCGGACTCGGTCGCCGCCGTCTTCCTCGAGCCGGTGCAGAACTCCGGCGGCTGCTTCCCGCCCCCGGCCGGCTACTTCGAGCGGGTCCGCGAGATCTGCGACGAGTACGACGTGCTGCTGGTCTCCGACGAGACCATCTGCGCGTTCGGGCGGATCGGCTCGATGTTCGCGTGCGAGGACTTCGGCTACCAGCCCGACATCATCACCACGGCCAAGGGCATCACCTCGGGCTACGCGCCGCTGGGCCTGATGGTCGCCAGCGACCGGCTGTTCGAGCCGTTCCGGCACGGGACCACCTCCTTCCCCCACGGCTACACCTGGGGCGGGCACCCGGTCTCGTGCGCGGCCGCGATGGCCAACCTCGACATCTTCGAGCGCGAGGGCCTCAACGACCGGGTGAAGGAGAACGCCCCGGTCTTCAAGCGCACGCTCGAGCAGCTGCTCGACCTGCCGCTGGTCGGCGACGTCCGCGGGGCGGGGTACTTCTACGGGATCGAGCTCGTCAAGGACAAGGAGACCCGCGAGACCTTCGACGACGCCGAGAGCGAGCGGCTGCTGCGCGGCTTCCTCTCGAAGGCGCTGTTCGAGGCCGGGCTCTACTGCCGCGCCGACGACCGCGGCGACCCCGTCATCCAGCTCGCCCCGCCGCTGACGATGGGGCCGGCCGAGTTCGACGAGATCGAGCGCCGGCTGCGCTCGGTGCTCACCGAGGCCGAGAAGCACCTCTGACGATGCCGGCGCCGGCGGCCTCCGGGACGGTTCCGCTGTGGGCCGACACCCGGGCGGCGAACGGGCCTGACCATGACGCCGCGGCCGCGGCCGTCCTCCCGACGGCCGCGGACGTGGTCGTGGTCGGCGCCGGGTTCACCGGCCTCTGGACCGCGTACTACCTGCTGCGCGAGCGCCCCGACCTGAGCGTGCTGGTCCTCGAGGCCGAGCACGTGGGCTTCGGGGCGAGCGGGCGCAACGGCGGGTGGGTGTCGGCGCTGTGGCCCGTCTCGCCCGACACGCTGGCGGCGCGCTCCGGGCGGGCCGCCACCCTGGCCCACCTCGCTGCGCTGCGCGACACCGTCGACGAGATCGGCCGGGTCGACGCCGAGGAGGGGCTGGGCGGCGGGTTCGTCAAGGGCGGGACGCTGGCGCTGGCGCGTACCCCGGCCCAGGAGGAGCGGGCCCGGGCGGCCGTCGCGCACGCCGCGTCGTGGGGCGAGGGCCTGGAGTGGCTGGGGCCGGAGGCCGCCCGCGAGCGCCTGGCCGCCGAGGGGGTGCGTGGGGCGACCTTCACGCCACACTGCGCGCGGGTGCAGCCGCGCGACCTGGTCGACGGGCTGGCCGCCGCCGTGCGCCGCCGCGGCGGGCTGGTGCTCGAGGGGGTGCGCGTGGCTCGGGCGGGCGACGGCGTGGCGGTGCTCGAGGACGGGCGGCGCGTGAGCGCGGGGGCCGTGGTGCTGGCCACCGAGGGCTGGACGGCGCGGCTCCCGGGGCACGAGCGGGCCGTCGTCCCCGTGTACTCGCTGATGGTCGCCACCGAGCCGCTCTCCCCCGAGCGGTGGGAGGCCATCGGGCTGGCCGGGCGCGAGGTCTTCACCGACCACGGGCACCTGGTGATCTACGGGCAGCGCACGACCGACGACCGGATCGCGTTCGGCGGCCGCGGGGCCCCATACCACCTGGGCTCGGCCATCCGCCCGTCGTTCGACCACGAGGAGGCGGTCTTCGCGTCGCTGCGCTCGACCCTCACCGGGATGCTGCCGGGCCTGGCCGGGGCGCGGTTCACGCACGCGTGGGGCGGGCCTCTCGGCATCCCGCGCGACTGGCACCCGTCGGTGACCTGGGACCCGGTCACGCGCACCGGTCGGGCGGGCGGCTACGTCGGCGACGGGGTGGCGGCGACCAACCTGGCCGGGCGCACCCTGACCGACCTGGTGCTGGGGCGCCCGAGCGCCCTCACCGGGCTGCCGTGGGTCGGGCACCGCTCGCCGTCGTGGGAGCCCGAGCCGCTGCGCTGGCTCGGGGTGAACGCGGGGCTGCGGCTGGCGCGGCTCGCCGACCGCGACGAGGCCCGCAGCGGGCGCCCCAGCCGGCTGGCCCCCCTGCTGGCGCGGCTGACCGGCGGGCACTGAGCCGGGGTCGGGCCCGGCGGCGGGCTCGGGGCAAGAGCTCCTTCGCGAGACCCCGCCTGCCAGGTCTTGTCCGGTGCAGATTTCGGGGTCACCCCGAAAAGCTGATGCCCGCAGGTAGGTTCGGCGGGTGCGCGAGATCGAGACGCTGGCGGCCCTCGACGCCGCCCTGGCCGCCGGGACCTCGCTGCGCGGGCTGCGTCTGCAGGACCTCGACCTGGGCGAGCGCACCACCGCGCTGCTGCGCCGCACCGACCTGGAGGGGCTGGTGGTGCTCGGCGGTCACATCCCGCCGGCGGTCGAGGAGCACCTGCGGGCCCACGGCGCCCTCGTCTTCCCCACCGACCCGCACGCGCCGGTCGACCCCTACCGCGCCAGCCTCTACGCCCCGGACGAGCTGTACGCGGGTCTGCGCGAGGTGGGCTACGCGGCCACCCCCGACGCGCGCGCCTACCGCTGGTCGCTCGACGCCGCCGTGGGGCACGACGTCTTCGTCACGCTGCTGCGGGCGGTCCACGACGACTCGATGAGCGACGCCCTCGCCGACCTCCTGCGCGACGCGCCCGTCGTCGGCGTGATGGGCGGGCACGCGCTCCGCCGCGACGGGGAGGGCTACGCGCGGGCCGCCCGGCTCGGTCGGGCCCTGGCCGACGCCGGGCTGGTCGTGGCCACGGGCGGGGGCCCCGGCGCGATGGAGGCCGCCAACCTCGGCGCCTTCGCGGCCGACCCGACGGCGCTCGGCACCGCCCTCGACCGGCTGCGGGCCGTCCCCGAGGTCGGCACCGACATCGGGGCCTGGGCCACCCTGGCCCTGGATGTCCGGGCCGGGCTGGCGGCCGGCCGTTCCCCCGACGACCCGGCCCGCAGCATCGGCATCCCGACCTGGTTCTACGGTCATGAGCCGCCCAACGTGTTCTGCGACGGCATCGCGAAGTACTTCTCCAACGCCATCCGCGAGGACGGCCTGCTCAGCCGCTGCACGGCCGGCGTCGTGGTGCTCGAGGGCGCGGCCGGCACCGTGCAGGAGGTGTTCCAGGCCGCGACCGGCCTCTACTACGCCGTGCCCGGGCGGCCGCTCCCCCACCTGGTGCTGGTCGGGCGCCGGCACTGGACCGAGACGGTGCCGGTGTGGCCGGCCCTGTCCGCGCTGGCCCGCGGCCGCTCGATGACCACGCACGTGCACCTCGTGGAGGACCCCGCCGACGCCGTGGCGCTCGTCGCCGGCTGAGCCTGGGCGTCGCTCAGGCGGTGGAGGCCGCCAGCTGCCCGCAGGCACCGTCGATCTCGGAGCCGCGGGTGTCGCGGACCGTGGTGGGGATGCCGTGGGCCCGCAGCCGCTCGACGAACTGCTGCTCGACGCCGCGCCGGGAGGCGGTCCACTTCGAGCCCGGCGTGGGGTTCAGCGGGATCGGGTTGACGTGCACCCAGCCCCGGCCGCGGCGGTTGAGCTTGTCGCCGAGCAGGTCGGCCCGCCACGCCTGGTCGTTGATGTCACGGATGAGGGCGTACTCGATGCTGACCCGCCGCCCGGTCGCCTCGTAGTAGCGGTAGGCGGCGTCGATGGCGTCGTCGACCGCGTACCGGGTGTTGATGGGGACCAGCTCGTCGCGCAGCTCGTCGTCGGGCGCGTGCAGCGACAGGGCGAGGGTGACCGGGATGCCCTCCGCCGCGAGCCTGTCGATGCCCGGCACCAGGCCCACCGTCGACATGGTGATGCCGCGCGCCGAGAGGCCCAGACCCGAGGGCGCGGGCTCGGTGAGGCGGCGGATGGCGCCGATGGCCGCCTTGTAGTTGGCCAGGGCCTCCCCCATCCCCATGAACACGACGTTGCTGACGCGGGCCGGGCCGGAGGGCTCCTCGGACCCGTCGGCCTCGTCACCGAGCCCCGCGGTGCCGGTGCTCGCGCCCACCTCGGGCAGGCCGCCATGACGCAGCATCCGCGCCGCCGCCACCACCTGCTCGACGATCTCACCGGCCGACATGTTGCGGGTGAGGCCCTCCTGGCCGGTGGCGCAGAACGGGCAGTTCATCCCGCACCCGGCCTGGCTCGAGATGCAGACGGTGACCCGGTTCGGGTAGCGCATCAGGACCGACTCGACGAGCGCGCCGTCGAACAGCCGCCACACCTGCTTGACGGTGGCGCCGGCGTCGGCCGAGATGTGGCGCACCGGCGTCAGCAGCGGCGGCAGGAGGTCGCGCACGAGGTCGTCGCGCACGGCCTTGGGCAGGTCGGTCATCTCGGCCGGGTCGTCGACGAGGCGCTCGAAGTAGTGGGTCGAGAGCTGGTTGGCCCGGAAGGCCGGATGCCCCAGGGCGGCAACCACTTCGCGGCGCTCGTCCACGGTGAGGTCGGCGAGGTGGCGCGGGGGCTTCCCGCGTCGCGGGGCGACGAGGGTCAGCTGGCCGGGGACGGGG
Proteins encoded in this window:
- a CDS encoding Lrp/AsnC family transcriptional regulator, whose amino-acid sequence is MTSRAQRDRSPEIRLDDVAKRIIELLQEDGRQSYAAIAKTVGLSEAAVRQRVQRLLDADVMQIVAVTDPLQVGFRRQAMIGIRADGDLVSLGDALSAMQEVDYVVTTAGSFDLLVEVVCEDDDHLLDLLTRGIRVLPGVTSTETFVYLKLNKQHYNWGTR
- a CDS encoding aspartate aminotransferase family protein; the protein is MTTTSQPNVDAAASQARTPLGASYSDAARDHLWMHFTRHSVFEDRDHGGLGQSVPVIVRGDGWRIWDDRGREYIDGLAGLFVNNVGHGRTEIAQAMAAQASELAFFPLWSYAHPRAIELAERLAHHAPGDLNRVFFTTGGGEAVESAWKLAKQYFKLTGKPTKHKVISRSIAYHGTPQGALSITGIPAAKIDFEPLVPGGHKVPNTNLYRAPEHLRDDEKAFGRWAADRIAEAIEFEGPDSVAAVFLEPVQNSGGCFPPPAGYFERVREICDEYDVLLVSDETICAFGRIGSMFACEDFGYQPDIITTAKGITSGYAPLGLMVASDRLFEPFRHGTTSFPHGYTWGGHPVSCAAAMANLDIFEREGLNDRVKENAPVFKRTLEQLLDLPLVGDVRGAGYFYGIELVKDKETRETFDDAESERLLRGFLSKALFEAGLYCRADDRGDPVIQLAPPLTMGPAEFDEIERRLRSVLTEAEKHL
- a CDS encoding NAD(P)/FAD-dependent oxidoreductase; its protein translation is MPAPAASGTVPLWADTRAANGPDHDAAAAAVLPTAADVVVVGAGFTGLWTAYYLLRERPDLSVLVLEAEHVGFGASGRNGGWVSALWPVSPDTLAARSGRAATLAHLAALRDTVDEIGRVDAEEGLGGGFVKGGTLALARTPAQEERARAAVAHAASWGEGLEWLGPEAARERLAAEGVRGATFTPHCARVQPRDLVDGLAAAVRRRGGLVLEGVRVARAGDGVAVLEDGRRVSAGAVVLATEGWTARLPGHERAVVPVYSLMVATEPLSPERWEAIGLAGREVFTDHGHLVIYGQRTTDDRIAFGGRGAPYHLGSAIRPSFDHEEAVFASLRSTLTGMLPGLAGARFTHAWGGPLGIPRDWHPSVTWDPVTRTGRAGGYVGDGVAATNLAGRTLTDLVLGRPSALTGLPWVGHRSPSWEPEPLRWLGVNAGLRLARLADRDEARSGRPSRLAPLLARLTGGH
- a CDS encoding LOG family protein, with amino-acid sequence MREIETLAALDAALAAGTSLRGLRLQDLDLGERTTALLRRTDLEGLVVLGGHIPPAVEEHLRAHGALVFPTDPHAPVDPYRASLYAPDELYAGLREVGYAATPDARAYRWSLDAAVGHDVFVTLLRAVHDDSMSDALADLLRDAPVVGVMGGHALRRDGEGYARAARLGRALADAGLVVATGGGPGAMEAANLGAFAADPTALGTALDRLRAVPEVGTDIGAWATLALDVRAGLAAGRSPDDPARSIGIPTWFYGHEPPNVFCDGIAKYFSNAIREDGLLSRCTAGVVVLEGAAGTVQEVFQAATGLYYAVPGRPLPHLVLVGRRHWTETVPVWPALSALARGRSMTTHVHLVEDPADAVALVAG
- the rlmN gene encoding 23S rRNA (adenine(2503)-C(2))-methyltransferase RlmN produces the protein MSEPAAPRPVPGQLTLVAPRRGKPPRHLADLTVDERREVVAALGHPAFRANQLSTHYFERLVDDPAEMTDLPKAVRDDLVRDLLPPLLTPVRHISADAGATVKQVWRLFDGALVESVLMRYPNRVTVCISSQAGCGMNCPFCATGQEGLTRNMSAGEIVEQVVAAARMLRHGGLPEVGASTGTAGLGDEADGSEEPSGPARVSNVVFMGMGEALANYKAAIGAIRRLTEPAPSGLGLSARGITMSTVGLVPGIDRLAAEGIPVTLALSLHAPDDELRDELVPINTRYAVDDAIDAAYRYYEATGRRVSIEYALIRDINDQAWRADLLGDKLNRRGRGWVHVNPIPLNPTPGSKWTASRRGVEQQFVERLRAHGIPTTVRDTRGSEIDGACGQLAASTA